A segment of the Lycium barbarum isolate Lr01 chromosome 7, ASM1917538v2, whole genome shotgun sequence genome:
CTAAAGAAACTCGCCTTTTACAAATTCAAACACCTCAAAGCCGAATTTTGAAACTTCTTTCTGTCCATGCATTAAGAACGAGTAAAATTAAAAGTATCTAAATAAAATTAAAAGTATATATCTAAATCAAGTAAAAATACCAATCACACTATTCGGCCAATAATATAAGACCAACATTGAATCCCACAAAACTTTAATGATGTACTAGTTGACAACACATGTATATTTACAGAAGCCAGAAGGGATGGCAACTTGCCATTAAGTTTTTCTGCTTTTGAAAATATCCTACACATGTTAGTTGTATTTATTTCTATCCAACTCATATAATTTTTACTCCACAATTTTTAGAATGATCATGTGTTTGACATAAATTATTGTACGCAACAAACATTATTGGAGCGAATAGTAGTACATCTAACATGTATCGATCGATGTACCTATAGTGTAATAAGTAATTAGGTATATAATTAATTAGGTAAAATAAACATTACAAAAAAAAGGTATATAATTAATTATCCAACTTATAAGGAGTTTCAGTATTGTTATTTAACCATCTTCGTCAGTATAAAATTTCACATCTCTATCGCAATTGATACAAATATTAATGTATCAAACGGTTCTTTTTTAATTATAATTTAATCAGACAATTTCCACATGTTTTTAGTTATAGATAATGTAATATTTCATTCGGCATTTTTCGTAATTCCTGAAATATGTTAATTTTATTCAAAGAAAGAGCGAAGAACTCCATGAATGATCCATAGTAAAACTAGATGTTGCCTCTATCGTGTTTTTTGGGACGGAGAGAATAATTTTGTCGTGCCTTTTGGGATGGAGAGAATAGTTTCCTTTCTCTAGAGAGGCATTGGAAACCAAGATCCAGAAAATTTCAATCTTGTAATTTTGGGAATTCAGATAAATCAATATATATTAGTATGGGATGAATGAGTACAATTATGCTAACTACTACTAAGCTAGATCTTACAAGAATGGGAATATTTCTTGGCAATCCATTGTATCAAACCTAACTTTAAAATAGCCTCTTGATCTTCAAAACCAAGATCTAGAAAGTTTGTCAAGTCCATATAGGGGAAAAAGGACAGTGAAATGTGTATTAGAAATTAAGACCAGCATTCAACATCATGATGCTTGCCTTAAAGCAAGGCAAAGTTATCTCTGTGTGATCTATAGGCTACAGATTTGACACGTGAAGTCAATCACCGATTCTCATGTTAGAGTAGATACTTACATCACATCTCGTTGGGACGCGACCCTTTAATTTCACGAACTCCGTGTAAACACGGGATACTTCATTCATTGGGCTAGCTTTTATTCAAGACCACAAAGGTTAGTATTGGCATATATTATAACCAAATAAGAATTAGTGATGACGTCCGGGGCCAATCCTTTGGGTCAACTTCAGTCCTTGAAACCCAAGGTTAAAGAGCTCATTCCTCTACCCTTCTCCGATTAAATACCAGGCTTAATTAGGTCGCATGCCACATGGCTCGACCAATGACCTAAGTTGCAAGCTTCTCAACCTTTGCCAATTTATCATGTGACCTAAGTGGAATCCCAATATTTCTCACAATTTTCTTGCCTGATCCTTAAAACATATAACATATTAGCTTAAAGAATTTGAAAAGTTACAAATACCAGGAGAGTTGACTTGGGCATGAGTAGACAAGTTTAAAGTGCTAAATTACCAATCCTCTTTAACGCTGCATGCCACCACCGAAAAAGAAAAATAGTCCAGCACACAAAGTATCCCGCGTTTACAAGAATCCAGGAAAGGATCGCAATCCAAAAGGATGTAATATAGACAATCTACCCCGACCCAAGTGGGGGGAGAGGGGGGTTCTTTCAAGAATATGTGGGGTAATGGCCCACGACAACTGCAGAATTCAAGTGATACATGAATGGGATTTATTACCTGGCGATGATAACTAACAACAAGAAACAACTCAACTGTTAATAGTAAAGTACAGTTAGTGCAGGCATAACAATTTAAGATACTGAGATATCACCAACCATCATGTACCAAATTCACCATTCACAGCCTACTTTCTCAGCTGCTTCATTAAATCTTCAGCAAGGCTTTGCTGAGGAGTGGATTTTACTGGAGCATCTGACAATTCAGccattcctttttcttttttttttgggataattTTGGAAGCTAAGATTTCAGAGTCGGGGGAATCGAAACTGTTCGAGGGGTAGGAATTTCTTAGTATTACGGTTTTTCACCTAGGGGTGGATCGAACCAATTGTAGCAGAGAATTGATAGGATTTAATAGCTTCAAGATAACTGGTTTTAACAAAAAATTAAAATCTttttaacatatcaaacaaagatTGAAGACATTCATACATTATATTTCACATAGAGTTGTACAAAAGAAAAGGATATTCATTCCCACATTAGTATTAAGGGTGGATTACTCTAACCTAAGAAATGGAAGGGGTCACTTCACTGAATGACAAGTATAAGTTGTTTGGTAAACGACCCCTTAGCTCAAATCTTTGACGATACAAAAGGCAGCTCCTCGTCTCCTTTATATCCCACAGGAGAAGAGTATAAAGAAGGCAAACGAGAGCTCGTAAAAACAACCACTCAGTTGTTGTTCCAATATACAACAAGGGAAACAGACTGAAAATTTGTCAATTGTTAAATGTTGTCACCATAAACATTGGTGGAGCACTCATCCACAACATCACTAGATGCTTTTAAAAGATAGGAACTACTAGATTCTGCACTACAGCATTCATCTATAACAATTTATTGCAAGAACACTCTGTTTCTCATAATTTCCTAGCCAGATCCTAAGATTAGGGATATCCACCACGTAAAAGATCATAAAATTACAAAAAGCATGAAAGTTACATATACCAAGAGAGTAGAGCTGAACGAGTTGACAAGTAACAATTACTAAATTGAAGCTCGGAGCATAAAAACCTATTAACTTCGAACTCCCACGATACATAGAAAATCCCTTTTTTCCCAAGATTTACAGGGTAATGGAATGCTATAACAGCACAATTCAGGTGACACACGGACAGGAACTAATCAGCTTTCGACGTTTAACTCACAATAAAAGTCAAAAAACTCAACTGCCAGATCCAGCATTCCCAGCCTCACTGCTAGCTACTTCATTAAATGAGGCAGACAAATACTCAGCAAGGCTTTGCTGAGGAATGGATTTTACTGGATCATCTGGCAATTTGGCCTTTTTTGCGCTAATGGATGGTGGAAGCCAGTCACGTTTTAATGGCTTCCAGATAACCGGCTTCATCTCTTCCCATGGATCTTCTACCATTGACTTTGAATAATACAAATCTGGTCTAGATTCTGCGGATGATGTGCATCCATGGGAACCTCTTCCCCTCCCACCACTTCGAAACGAACCAGGACTAGAGTTATTACCCCTCCATTGGCTCCTGCCTTGCCCCGAACCTTGGTAAGGGCTGCTTCTGTGCGCTGAACCTTGGTTAGGGCTGCCTCTATATCCTGAACCTTGGTAAGGGCTGCCTCTATATCCTGAGGCAGGTTGCGCGCTACCTTGTCCATAATTAAAACTAGGTCTTCCACCTTGATGAAAGCCAGGACTGGCAAAGTTGCCACCTGGTGAAGAATTAGGTGGAAAGTAGTTGTTAGATGTGCCAAAAGAGCTATCCCATGCATTAGGGGAGCGAATTTGTGGTGTGCCAACAGGACTATTTTGCCCAGGGTTTCCACGAGGATTAAAAGTATTATGGACTCCTTGTGACTGCGGTCTCTGATCTACAGGATTGTTGCCTCGAGCAGCATAAATTGGAGACTGGGGGTACTGAGGGTGCCTTGGTCCTGAAAAAATCATGTAAAAAGGGGTCCgtttatacaaaaaatatattagGATAATAGCACAAAGAGACAATTCATAGTGATGGTATTAGCCACAGCCAAACTAATCAGAAAAACTATTGCTACCATGATATCAATATTTCACATAACATACTATATAGATGAGAACCTTTTGTCTTTTGCTAAGTCACAGATGGGTAACTTTTTCTATAGGCTGAAGTTTGTTGCCTTTTTAAACTGATCTCATGAAACTTTTAAACTTTTTCCTTCTCAATCTTACACGATACTAAAACCAAAGTATAAGTAGATATCCCATATAAACAAGATCAACAACTGCCAGAGGTTTagccaaaagcttggcctaatGGCAATAAGTTGTAAGCTCAGTGTTGGAATTTGTCTTAACCAAAAATATGAAAACAACTAAACTATTTCCTAATATGGAATAGAGCATGTATGCTACTGAGCTAATTTCGCTTGAGTAAAATATTCTTGTTGGCATATTGTAAAGCACTTTCTCCCCAACTGAGACTTTAAGCCTCTTAAGAACATTGCCTCCTTTCAGCCCCAACAGACAAAAGAAACTGAAAATTCAACTAAAAGACCTATTCTAGCTGACTCAAACATCTCAAATGAGATAGCTTCGGATAAGCTTAGACAAGGCCAGGCTTGGAGAGAAGAATCAATGTTAATCATGGATGAAGTCATGTGCTCAGATAAATGTGGTGGTTCAAACAATGGAATGCAGAGTGATCCCAATGAGAAGCGTTCTATTATTTGACTCTCAATTTAAAAGATAAAATATAAAAGAGGAGGGGGAAAATGACTTTTTGCTATTTTAACTCATCTCCACTAGTGCTCATCGTTCTTTTGGTTGTCCTTATCTTCTTCTTTATCACAATGTTGTAACACATGTTCTAAAACTATTAAGTTTTACTGCTGTTGATTTACTTCTTTTTCCCATTTTCAAACAGATTTACTGTCCTTTTTCTTCGAGAATGCAAGTCCTCTTACTTtttatataaggtaagaattttatatttattttttttggtaaagtataaggtaagaattttataAAGATTGGGTGAATCTCCTTATATAGGTATACCAAAAAGTAGAGTAACCTAGACAAAAATATGGTACAAAGATCACCCACTCATCTATACAAACAAGGACCTCATCAATGCAACAAAAAGAAATTAGAGACGTGAGACTACTCCACAAATGTACAAAATAATTCTCGACCCTTCCAAAAGCTACCATATTCCTCTCCCTCCACATAACCCACGTAAGAGTTAGTGGGTCTTCTCTTCCTTCTTCCCTGGTGTCTGGGACAACTTATGCACACCTCAACTAATTTCACGAGGTACCAACTACTTCCCACCAGCACAGATACCGAgcaactctgtccaccaaggcgtGGACAAATGGAAAGAAACCACTTAATGTCTTTTCTTCCTCTGGGATTTtaaacctgagacctcatggttctcagtCCACTTTATTAACCATTAAGCCACACCCTTGGATGCAGGTCTTGTCTTCCTTCTTTTGAAGTTCTAGCTTTGCAACTCCTCTTATTCTACTATTTCTAGTTCTAGTTTTCTCTTTTATAGTTCTGCTTCTCTCTTCTATCTCTTAGTACAATCACTAAATTAATCAAAAATGAAATTGATGCTTCCAAATTAATTCTTTTGTTGGTTGATTAACTAAAACTgaagaaaagtgatttgttattTAAGATATCTTTTGATGCTCTGGTATGTATTGTTAATGATGGTTACTATGAGGAGTTGGGTTTACATCGTTGTATATTGGATGCTAACTAGAAATTCTACTTGCACTTTTTATCATCATAAGTACTTAATCCATATGCGTCTGTATGAACTTCACTTCTCACTTTTCACTTCAAGCCCCGTGGACATTGTACTTATTTGCACTGTTTGCTGTTAAAAACACTGACCTCAGTAATGATCGGACACTATCTCAATCTCAAAACTAGTATCAATCAACTGCATCCAAGTGGGTTGAAAACCCTGAGGTCTAAGTTCAAATATCAGCagagacaaaaacactaggtgatttcttcctatATGTCCAAGCCTTGGTGTACAGAGTTATTCGGTAACTGTGctagtgggaggtagcaggtacagAATTAGCCGAGGTAAGATGGTTAGAAATCCTTTCTATTTACAACCTAATCGCTTTTTCTAACCTAGTGGATAAATCAAATATacataaacaaaaacaacaattgGACCAGAGAATGTGATTGCATTATAAGGTCTCATTTGAACAGATTAAGCAAGCTCAAATTGACGTAACATGCCCAAGCAggcccggacaccacggttaAAAAGGTTGTCCgatgcacaaagcatcccgcatTAGTAGGGTCCTGGAAAGGGCCGCAGTGCAGGGGCTCGTGACGTAGACAGCTTACCCaaatgcaagcattagtggctgcttcCACGGCTCAAAACCGTGACATATAGGTCACATGGATACAACTTTACCGTTGCTCCAAGGCTTCCCTTCAACTTTTCAAAATATGGAGTAAAACATAATTTGAAGGTTTCACCGGGATTTGAACTTGAGTTACTGGATACAGAGTCCAAAGTCTTGACCACTAGATCCGGACACCgcggttataaaaaaaaaaaaaaaaaaaaaaaaaaacttgtattAATCAACTATGCTTCAAAACAGTATCAGCTTAGGCAATATCTAGTCTTCTAAGGCAAGTATAGTGACACAAGATCAGATGTATTCACAAAAAATACTTCACAAAACTACCCCTAACAACATCCATCAACATATACTAACTTGCACAAGTAAAAAAATAGAACTTTTATCAAAAAAACAAGAAATTACTTGGAGGGGGTGTGTAACACTGTTGATTAACCTGAGGGCTAACATTGTTGTTACTCCTTTTATTAGCAGAAAAAGCAGCCATGGGGTCAGTATAATAGTCAAATCTTGGTCTTTGCATAACATAACTTTCAGTTTTCCCTAAAGGAGAATCAATTAAAGGATTTGTAAGACCAAAAGATGATGAACCCATAGAATTATTAGCAGTTTCATTGTAATTTCCACTTTGTGAAGCTTCCATTCTCATAGCTTTTAGTCTTTCCTTTCTCTTTTCTGACTCCTCCATTATCAAGAATcaatgttttcctcaaaaataattAGATGGGGTTGTTATGTATGTAGAAAAGGTGTAATCTTTATGGTTGGGAGCTTAATTTTGTAGGTTAAATTGGAATGGAGAAGGAAATAGAAATCCCAATTCTTGAATCCCTAGTGCATTATGTTTACAAATCTGGCAAATACCAACTTTATCCCTTAAAGGTTAATGACGATTATGCCACTGCTTTTATGCTGAGTTGCGCAAATGCTAGATGGGTATTTTTGGAATTAAGATGAGGAacgttttttatttattttttattttttattttttgggtgAAATTTTTCCCTATTATTGTTGGTCTATTTCAGATTTCCTGTATTTTGCTTCTTTGCTCAACCGCGGAGTTAAGTTTTTCACTTAAAGAGTCTAAAATATGAAAACGTAAAGGGAATTCAAATCCATGATATATaactatatataaaataattttaatctcgttataaagtataattttttatCGAAGGGAGTTTGGATGAATATACAAGTGTAATTCTTGAATTTTTGTtccaaacaacaatcaatattTCCCCAAAAGctaaaaaggagaaaactttagatAATTAGATGGGGTTGTTATATATACAGAAAAGATGTAATCTTTACGGTGGGTTTTGGGTTGGGAGCTTAATTGTGCTATGATTTTTGTATTTTGTAGGTTAAATTGGATTGGAGAAGGAAACAGAATTTTCAATTCTTGAATCCCTAGTGCTTTATGTTTATGAAGTCGAGAAAcgacataaatggtcccttacGTTTAAGGGTACATTCAAAATAGTCCCCttatgtatgcacttaacagttttggtcctttaactTTATCATGAGTTAGTAAAAATGGTCCTTTATGTTTGAGGATAGGTTCAAAATAGTTCCTTAAGTATGCACTTTGcaattttagtcctttaagtttgccaaaagtgaATACTTCTAGTCTCCGGCAAAATATTTTCCGAACTTAGTTTATTAGATAGTCAGGAACTATAAAAAAGGAATAATTAACGAGAACTCATATTTAGAGTTATACACTACTAAATCACTCAAACGAGTCTTTCTAGCCGCATCTgaatacatacaaaatgacccttccatgagaccatacaacccacatcgagtatctacgagcctctatggaacgacatatacaattatacacaaaatatca
Coding sequences within it:
- the LOC132604021 gene encoding protein SICKLE-like; protein product: MEESEKRKERLKAMRMEASQSGNYNETANNSMGSSSFGLTNPLIDSPLGKTESYVMQRPRFDYYTDPMAAFSANKRSNNNVSPQVNQQCYTPPPRPRHPQYPQSPIYAARGNNPVDQRPQSQGVHNTFNPRGNPGQNSPVGTPQIRSPNAWDSSFGTSNNYFPPNSSPGGNFASPGFHQGGRPSFNYGQGSAQPASGYRGSPYQGSGYRGSPNQGSAHRSSPYQGSGQGRSQWRGNNSSPGSFRSGGRGRGSHGCTSSAESRPDLYYSKSMVEDPWEEMKPVIWKPLKRDWLPPSISAKKAKLPDDPVKSIPQQSLAEYLSASFNEVASSEAGNAGSGS